DNA sequence from the Amphiprion ocellaris isolate individual 3 ecotype Okinawa chromosome 17, ASM2253959v1, whole genome shotgun sequence genome:
TCAATATATTTGTTGGTAAGTTTGGCTAGCAAGCGCATTATAACTCTAACAGACGTTAGACCTCAGTCcttgtgaatttttaatttaattaacagCAAAGAACCTATATTACCATTGATGAAATTGCTGCCCTCTGTGATGTTTGCTTTAAAAGACCACCACGTACAGAACAAAATCCCACGGCTCAGATACAACTTGGCACAAACATTACTGCGGGGGAGCCATTTGCAAGGCGGAACCGGAAGTTACTTGACGCACCATCCGTCCCTGCGCAGTTCGCATTACACCGCCGACATGTCGCTGGCTAAGTCCGTGTACCATCTTCTCTTCAGGAGAACGTCCACTTTCGCTGTAACCATCATGGTTGGAGCAGTTTTCTTCGAACGGTTATTTGACCAAGGCGGCGACGCTATTTTTGAGCAAATGAACCGGGGGGTAAGTGTGTTCTTTGGTGTTTTATTGCTACTGACCTTGTAAGCAGAGGGCGAAGTGGCGCTAGCGTTAGCTAAGCTAGCTCGCCTGCTAAAGCCGGCCGATATCGTCCTTTAGGAACCACTTGTTGATGAAGTCCATTTGTTCATATGAAACGTCTAACGCTATTTAATGTGAATGTATTGCAGAAACTGTggaaacacatcaaacacaacTACGAGAACAAAGAGGAAGAATAGAAGGCGGCCCGGGGTCATCTAAGGCTGAAGTGCAACTGTTGTCACACTTCCATCACCCATTCTTCCTGGACTACACATCTGAGACAAGCAGCAGTCATCATGGACTATGTGTTCAATGTCATGCCCAGACTGACAGCGGCTACCAGAGGAGCTGTGGGAGCTGACTGGCGGTCCAGACCACCGTGAAGATGGAGCAGCAGTTCCTGTCGCCTCGTCCCCGGcccttgttgttgtttgtaaTGCCATCGTTCTCCTCACAGATTGTACATTGTTAAATTAAACATGTGTAAATGTCTTACACATCTCGCAGTGTTTTGATTTGCCATACGGACTGTGGCATGCATGTCTCAGTGCGATTGGCTCCCATTGAATTTGCTACTTTACTGGGACAT
Encoded proteins:
- the LOC111574926 gene encoding cytochrome b-c1 complex subunit 9, with amino-acid sequence MSLAKSVYHLLFRRTSTFAVTIMVGAVFFERLFDQGGDAIFEQMNRGKLWKHIKHNYENKEEE